A region of Saimiri boliviensis isolate mSaiBol1 chromosome 8, mSaiBol1.pri, whole genome shotgun sequence DNA encodes the following proteins:
- the UBA7 gene encoding ubiquitin-like modifier-activating enzyme 7 isoform X1, which translates to MDALDASKLLNEELYSRQLYVLGSPAMQKIRGARVLLSGLQGLGAEVAKNLVLMGVGSLTLHDPHHTCWSDLAAQFLLSEQDLGRSRAEASQELLAQLNRDVKVVMHTGDITEDLLLDFQVVVLTAAKLEEQLKVGTLCHKHGVCFLAADTRGLVGQLFCDFGENFTVQDPTEAEPLTAAIQHISQGSPGVLTLRKGANTHCFCDGDLVTFSGIEGMVELNDCAPRSIHVREDGSLEIGDTATFSRYLRGGAITEVKRPKTVRHKSLHTALLQPHVVAQNPQEVHRAYCLHQAIRALHKFEHLHGRTPQPWDPVDAETVVGLAQDLEPLKWTEEERLEQPLDEALVRTVALSSAGVLSPMVAMLGAVAAQEVLKAISRTFMPLDQWLYFDALECLPEDGELLPSPEDCSPRGSRYDGQIAVFGAGFQEKLSRQHYLLVGAGAIGCELLKGFALVGLGAGNSGGLTVADMDHIELSNLSRQFLFRSQDIGRPKAEVAAAAAQGLNPDLQVIPLTYPLDPTTEHIYGDNFFSCVDGVAAALDSFQARRYVAARCTHYLKPLLEAGTSGTRGSAKVFVPHVTEAYRAPASAATSEDTSYPVCTLRYFPSTAEHTLQWARNEFEGLFRLSAETINHHQQAHSSLTDMDGAQTLTLLKSVFGVLRERPQNWQDCVAWALGHWELCFHYGIKQLLRHLPPNKVLEDGTPFWSDPKRCPQPLEFDTNQDTHLLYILAAANLYAQMHGLPDSRDWTALRELLKLLPQPDPQQMVPIFPSNPELASASAEFGPEQLKELNKALEVWSVGPPLKPLMFEKDDDSNFHVDFVAAAASLRCQNYGIPPVNRAQSKLIVGQIIPAIATTTAAVAGLVILELYKVVGGPRPRSAFRHSYLHLAENYLIRYMPFAPAIQTFHHLKWTCWDRLKVPAGQPERTLESLLAHLQEQHGLRVRMLLHHPALLYSARWSPEKQAQCLPLRVTELVQRVTGQVPAPGLRVLVLQLSCEDEEEDTAFPPLHYEL; encoded by the exons ATGGATGCCCTGGATGCTTCAAAGCTGCTGAATGAAGAACTGTATTCAAGACAGCT GTATGTGCTGGGCTCACCTGCCATGCAGAAGATTCGGGGAGCCAGGGTCCTGCTGTCAGGCCTGCAGGGCCTGGGGGCCGAGGTGGCCAAGAACTTGGTCCTGATGGGGGTGGGTAGCCTCACTCTGCATGATCCCCACCACACCTGCTGGTCTGACCTGGCTGCCCAG TTTCTCCTCTCAGAACAGGACTTGGGAAGGAGCAGAGCCGAGGCCTCTCAAGAGCTCTTGGCTCAGCTCAACAGAGATGTCAAGGTCGTCATGCACACGGGTGACATCACTGAGGACCTGCTGTTGGACTTCCAG GTGGTGGTGCTGACTGCTGCGAAGCTGGAGGAACAGCTGAAGGTGGGTACCTTGTGCCATAAGCATGGAGTTTGCTTCCTGGCAGCTGACACCCGGGGCCTTGTAGG GCAGTTGTTCTGTGACTTTGGTGAGAACTTCACTGTGCAGGACCCCACAGAGGCAGAACCCCTGACAGCTGCCATCCAGCACATCTCCCAG GGCTCCCCTGGTGTTCTCACTCTGAGGAAAGGGGCCAATACCCACTGCTTCTGTGATGGAGACTTGGTGACTTTCTCGGGAATTGAGGGAATGGTTGAGCTCAACGACTGTGCTCCCCGGTCTATCCACGTGCGGG AGGATGGGTCCCTGGAAATTGGAGACACAGCAACTTTCTCTCGGTACTTGCGTGGTGGGGCTATCACAGAAGTCAAGAGACCCAAGACTGTGAGACAT AAGTCCCTGCACACAGCCCTGCTCCAGCCCCATGTGGTAGCCCAGAATCCCCAGGAAGTTCACCGCGCCTACTGCTTGCATCAGGCCATCCGTGCACTGCACAAGTTCGAGCACCTCCATGGCCGAACACCCCAGCCCTGGGATCCT GTTGACGCAGAGACTGTGGTGGGCCTGGCCCAGGACCTAGAACCACTGAAGTGGACAGAGGAAGAGCGACTAGAACAGCCACTGGATGAGGCCCTAGTGCGCACAGTTGCCCTAAGCAGTGCTGGTGTCTTGAGCCCTATGGTGGCCATGCTGGGTGCGGTAGCTGCCCAGGAAGTGCTGAAG GCAATCTCCAGGACATTCATGCCTCTGGACCAATGGCTTTACTTTGACGCCCTCGAATGTCTTCCGGAAGATGGGGAGCTGCTTCCCAGTCCTGAGGACTGTTCCCCG AGAGGCAGCCGCTATGATGGTCAAATTGCGGTGTTTGGGGCTGGTTTTCAAGAGAAATTGAGCCGCCAGCACTACCTCCTG GTGGGCGCTGGTGCCATTGGTTGTGAGCTGCTCAAAGGCTTTGCCCTAGTGGGACTGGGGGCCGGGAACAGCGGGGGCTTGACTGTTGCCGACATGGACCACATAGAGCTCTCCAACCTCAGCCGTCAGTTCCTCTTCAGGTCCCAGGACATTGGT AGACCCAAGGCAGAGGTGGCTGCAGCAGCTGCCCAGGGCCTGAACCCAGACTTACAGGTGATCCCACTCACCTATCCACTGGATCCTACCACAGAGCACATCTATGGGGATAACTTTTTCTCCTGTGTGGATGGCGTGGCTGCTGCCCTGGACAGTTTCCAGGCCC GGCGCTATGTGGCTGCTCGCTGCACCCACTATCTGAAGCCACTGCTGGAGGCAGGCACATCGGGCACCAGGGGCAGTGCTAAAGTGTTCGTGCCACATGTGACTGAGGCCTACAGAGCCCCTGCCTCAGCTGCAACTTCTGAGGATACCTCCTACCCTGTCTGTACCTTGCGGTACTTCCCCAGCACAGCTGAACATACCCTGCAG TGGGCTCGGAATGAGTTTGAGGGACTCTTCCGACTGTCTGCAGAGACCATCAACCACCACCAACA GGCACACAGTTCCCTGACAGACATGGATGGGGCACAGACACTGACCTTACTGAAGTCAGTGTTTGGCGTCCTGAGAGAGCGTCCACAGAACTGGCAAGACTGTGTGGCATGGGCTCTTGGCCACTGGGAACTCTGCTTCCATTATGGCATCAAACAGCTGCTGAGGCACCTCCCACCTAATAAA GTGCTTGAAGATGGAACTCCCTTCTGGTCGGATCCAAAACGATGTCCCCAGCCCTTGGAGTTTGACACTAACCAA GACACTCACCTCCTCTACATACTGGCAGCTGCTAACCTGTATGCCCAGATGCATGGGCTGCCTGACTCACGGGACTGGACTGCACTCAGGGAGCTGCTGAAGTTGCTGCCACAGCCTGACCCCCAACAAATGGTCCCCATCTTTCCTAGTAACCCAGAGCTGGCTTCGGCTTCTGCTGAGTTTG gccctgagCAGTTGAAGGAACTGAACAAAGCCTTGGAAGTCTGGAGCGTGGGCCCTCCCTTGAAGCCTCTGATGTTTGAGAAG GATGATGACAGCAACTTCCATGTGGACTTCGTGGCAGCGGCAGCTAGCCTGCGATGTCAGAACTATGGGATTCCACCAGTCAACCGTGCCCAG AGCAAGCTAATCGTGGGCCAGATTATCCCAGCCATTGCCACCACTACAGCAGCTGTGGCAGGCCTAGTGATCCTGGAACTGTATAAGGTGGTGGGTGGGCCACGACCTCGTAGTGCCTTTCGCCATAGCTACCTACATCTGGCTGAAAACTACCTCATCCGCTATATGCCTTTTGCCCCAGCCATCCAGACG TTCCATCACCTGAAGTGGACCTGTTGGGACCGTCTGAAGGTACCGGCTGGGCAGCCTGAGAGGACCCTGGAGTCGCTGCTGGCTCATCTTCAG GAGCAGCACGGTTTGAGGGTGAGGATGCTGCTGCACCACCCAGCCCTGCTCTATTCAGCCAGATGGTCGCCTGAAAAGCAGGCCCAGTGCCTGCCCCTCAG ggtGACAGAACTGGTTCAGCGGGTGACAGGCCAGGTACCTGCTCCTGGGCTTCGAGTGTTGGTGCTGCAGCTGAGTtgtgaggatgaggaggaggacaCTGCCTTCCCACCTCTGCACTATGAGCTGTGA
- the UBA7 gene encoding ubiquitin-like modifier-activating enzyme 7 isoform X4: MDALDASKLLNEELYSRQLYVLGSPAMQKIRGARVLLSGLQGLGAEVAKNLVLMGVGSLTLHDPHHTCWSDLAAQFLLSEQDLGRSRAEASQELLAQLNRDVKVVMHTGDITEDLLLDFQVVVLTAAKLEEQLKVGTLCHKHGVCFLAADTRGLVGQLFCDFGENFTVQDPTEAEPLTAAIQHISQGSPGVLTLRKGANTHCFCDGDLVTFSGIEGMVELNDCAPRSIHVREDGSLEIGDTATFSRYLRGGAITEVKRPKTVRHKSLHTALLQPHVVAQNPQEVHRAYCLHQAIRALHKFEHLHGRTPQPWDPVDAETVVGLAQDLEPLKWTEEERLEQPLDEALVRTVALSSAGVLSPMVAMLGAVAAQEVLKAISRTFMPLDQWLYFDALECLPEDGELLPSPEDCSPRGSRYDGQIAVFGAGFQEKLSRQHYLLVGAGAIGCELLKGFALVGLGAGNSGGLTVADMDHIELSNLSRQFLFRSQDIGRPKAEVAAAAAQGLNPDLQVIPLTYPLDPTTEHIYGDNFFSCVDGVAAALDSFQARRYVAARCTHYLKPLLEAGTSGTRGSAKVFVPHVTEAYRAPASAATSEDTSYPVCTLRYFPSTAEHTLQWARNEFEGLFRLSAETINHHQQAHSSLTDMDGAQTLTLLKSVFGVLRERPQNWQDCVAWALGHWELCFHYGIKQLLRHLPPNKVLEDGTPFWSDPKRCPQPLEFDTNQDTHLLYILAAANLYAQMHGLPDSRDWTALRELLKLLPQPDPQQMVPIFPSNPELASASAEFGPEQLKELNKALEVWSVGPPLKPLMFEKDDDSNFHVDFVAAAASLRCQNYGIPPVNRAQSKLIVGQIIPAIATTTAAVAGLVILELYKVVGGPRPRSAFRHSYLHLAENYLIRYMPFAPAIQTV; this comes from the exons ATGGATGCCCTGGATGCTTCAAAGCTGCTGAATGAAGAACTGTATTCAAGACAGCT GTATGTGCTGGGCTCACCTGCCATGCAGAAGATTCGGGGAGCCAGGGTCCTGCTGTCAGGCCTGCAGGGCCTGGGGGCCGAGGTGGCCAAGAACTTGGTCCTGATGGGGGTGGGTAGCCTCACTCTGCATGATCCCCACCACACCTGCTGGTCTGACCTGGCTGCCCAG TTTCTCCTCTCAGAACAGGACTTGGGAAGGAGCAGAGCCGAGGCCTCTCAAGAGCTCTTGGCTCAGCTCAACAGAGATGTCAAGGTCGTCATGCACACGGGTGACATCACTGAGGACCTGCTGTTGGACTTCCAG GTGGTGGTGCTGACTGCTGCGAAGCTGGAGGAACAGCTGAAGGTGGGTACCTTGTGCCATAAGCATGGAGTTTGCTTCCTGGCAGCTGACACCCGGGGCCTTGTAGG GCAGTTGTTCTGTGACTTTGGTGAGAACTTCACTGTGCAGGACCCCACAGAGGCAGAACCCCTGACAGCTGCCATCCAGCACATCTCCCAG GGCTCCCCTGGTGTTCTCACTCTGAGGAAAGGGGCCAATACCCACTGCTTCTGTGATGGAGACTTGGTGACTTTCTCGGGAATTGAGGGAATGGTTGAGCTCAACGACTGTGCTCCCCGGTCTATCCACGTGCGGG AGGATGGGTCCCTGGAAATTGGAGACACAGCAACTTTCTCTCGGTACTTGCGTGGTGGGGCTATCACAGAAGTCAAGAGACCCAAGACTGTGAGACAT AAGTCCCTGCACACAGCCCTGCTCCAGCCCCATGTGGTAGCCCAGAATCCCCAGGAAGTTCACCGCGCCTACTGCTTGCATCAGGCCATCCGTGCACTGCACAAGTTCGAGCACCTCCATGGCCGAACACCCCAGCCCTGGGATCCT GTTGACGCAGAGACTGTGGTGGGCCTGGCCCAGGACCTAGAACCACTGAAGTGGACAGAGGAAGAGCGACTAGAACAGCCACTGGATGAGGCCCTAGTGCGCACAGTTGCCCTAAGCAGTGCTGGTGTCTTGAGCCCTATGGTGGCCATGCTGGGTGCGGTAGCTGCCCAGGAAGTGCTGAAG GCAATCTCCAGGACATTCATGCCTCTGGACCAATGGCTTTACTTTGACGCCCTCGAATGTCTTCCGGAAGATGGGGAGCTGCTTCCCAGTCCTGAGGACTGTTCCCCG AGAGGCAGCCGCTATGATGGTCAAATTGCGGTGTTTGGGGCTGGTTTTCAAGAGAAATTGAGCCGCCAGCACTACCTCCTG GTGGGCGCTGGTGCCATTGGTTGTGAGCTGCTCAAAGGCTTTGCCCTAGTGGGACTGGGGGCCGGGAACAGCGGGGGCTTGACTGTTGCCGACATGGACCACATAGAGCTCTCCAACCTCAGCCGTCAGTTCCTCTTCAGGTCCCAGGACATTGGT AGACCCAAGGCAGAGGTGGCTGCAGCAGCTGCCCAGGGCCTGAACCCAGACTTACAGGTGATCCCACTCACCTATCCACTGGATCCTACCACAGAGCACATCTATGGGGATAACTTTTTCTCCTGTGTGGATGGCGTGGCTGCTGCCCTGGACAGTTTCCAGGCCC GGCGCTATGTGGCTGCTCGCTGCACCCACTATCTGAAGCCACTGCTGGAGGCAGGCACATCGGGCACCAGGGGCAGTGCTAAAGTGTTCGTGCCACATGTGACTGAGGCCTACAGAGCCCCTGCCTCAGCTGCAACTTCTGAGGATACCTCCTACCCTGTCTGTACCTTGCGGTACTTCCCCAGCACAGCTGAACATACCCTGCAG TGGGCTCGGAATGAGTTTGAGGGACTCTTCCGACTGTCTGCAGAGACCATCAACCACCACCAACA GGCACACAGTTCCCTGACAGACATGGATGGGGCACAGACACTGACCTTACTGAAGTCAGTGTTTGGCGTCCTGAGAGAGCGTCCACAGAACTGGCAAGACTGTGTGGCATGGGCTCTTGGCCACTGGGAACTCTGCTTCCATTATGGCATCAAACAGCTGCTGAGGCACCTCCCACCTAATAAA GTGCTTGAAGATGGAACTCCCTTCTGGTCGGATCCAAAACGATGTCCCCAGCCCTTGGAGTTTGACACTAACCAA GACACTCACCTCCTCTACATACTGGCAGCTGCTAACCTGTATGCCCAGATGCATGGGCTGCCTGACTCACGGGACTGGACTGCACTCAGGGAGCTGCTGAAGTTGCTGCCACAGCCTGACCCCCAACAAATGGTCCCCATCTTTCCTAGTAACCCAGAGCTGGCTTCGGCTTCTGCTGAGTTTG gccctgagCAGTTGAAGGAACTGAACAAAGCCTTGGAAGTCTGGAGCGTGGGCCCTCCCTTGAAGCCTCTGATGTTTGAGAAG GATGATGACAGCAACTTCCATGTGGACTTCGTGGCAGCGGCAGCTAGCCTGCGATGTCAGAACTATGGGATTCCACCAGTCAACCGTGCCCAG AGCAAGCTAATCGTGGGCCAGATTATCCCAGCCATTGCCACCACTACAGCAGCTGTGGCAGGCCTAGTGATCCTGGAACTGTATAAGGTGGTGGGTGGGCCACGACCTCGTAGTGCCTTTCGCCATAGCTACCTACATCTGGCTGAAAACTACCTCATCCGCTATATGCCTTTTGCCCCAGCCATCCAGACG GTGTGA
- the UBA7 gene encoding ubiquitin-like modifier-activating enzyme 7 isoform X2, with amino-acid sequence MDALDASKLLNEELYSRQLYVLGSPAMQKIRGARVLLSGLQGLGAEVAKNLVLMGVGSLTLHDPHHTCWSDLAAQFLLSEQDLGRSRAEASQELLAQLNRDVKVVMHTGDITEDLLLDFQVVVLTAAKLEEQLKVGTLCHKHGVCFLAADTRGLVGQLFCDFGENFTVQDPTEAEPLTAAIQHISQGSPGVLTLRKGANTHCFCDGDLVTFSGIEGMVELNDCAPRSIHVREDGSLEIGDTATFSRYLRGGAITEVKRPKTVRHVDAETVVGLAQDLEPLKWTEEERLEQPLDEALVRTVALSSAGVLSPMVAMLGAVAAQEVLKAISRTFMPLDQWLYFDALECLPEDGELLPSPEDCSPRGSRYDGQIAVFGAGFQEKLSRQHYLLVGAGAIGCELLKGFALVGLGAGNSGGLTVADMDHIELSNLSRQFLFRSQDIGRPKAEVAAAAAQGLNPDLQVIPLTYPLDPTTEHIYGDNFFSCVDGVAAALDSFQARRYVAARCTHYLKPLLEAGTSGTRGSAKVFVPHVTEAYRAPASAATSEDTSYPVCTLRYFPSTAEHTLQWARNEFEGLFRLSAETINHHQQAHSSLTDMDGAQTLTLLKSVFGVLRERPQNWQDCVAWALGHWELCFHYGIKQLLRHLPPNKVLEDGTPFWSDPKRCPQPLEFDTNQDTHLLYILAAANLYAQMHGLPDSRDWTALRELLKLLPQPDPQQMVPIFPSNPELASASAEFGPEQLKELNKALEVWSVGPPLKPLMFEKDDDSNFHVDFVAAAASLRCQNYGIPPVNRAQSKLIVGQIIPAIATTTAAVAGLVILELYKVVGGPRPRSAFRHSYLHLAENYLIRYMPFAPAIQTFHHLKWTCWDRLKVPAGQPERTLESLLAHLQEQHGLRVRMLLHHPALLYSARWSPEKQAQCLPLRVTELVQRVTGQVPAPGLRVLVLQLSCEDEEEDTAFPPLHYEL; translated from the exons ATGGATGCCCTGGATGCTTCAAAGCTGCTGAATGAAGAACTGTATTCAAGACAGCT GTATGTGCTGGGCTCACCTGCCATGCAGAAGATTCGGGGAGCCAGGGTCCTGCTGTCAGGCCTGCAGGGCCTGGGGGCCGAGGTGGCCAAGAACTTGGTCCTGATGGGGGTGGGTAGCCTCACTCTGCATGATCCCCACCACACCTGCTGGTCTGACCTGGCTGCCCAG TTTCTCCTCTCAGAACAGGACTTGGGAAGGAGCAGAGCCGAGGCCTCTCAAGAGCTCTTGGCTCAGCTCAACAGAGATGTCAAGGTCGTCATGCACACGGGTGACATCACTGAGGACCTGCTGTTGGACTTCCAG GTGGTGGTGCTGACTGCTGCGAAGCTGGAGGAACAGCTGAAGGTGGGTACCTTGTGCCATAAGCATGGAGTTTGCTTCCTGGCAGCTGACACCCGGGGCCTTGTAGG GCAGTTGTTCTGTGACTTTGGTGAGAACTTCACTGTGCAGGACCCCACAGAGGCAGAACCCCTGACAGCTGCCATCCAGCACATCTCCCAG GGCTCCCCTGGTGTTCTCACTCTGAGGAAAGGGGCCAATACCCACTGCTTCTGTGATGGAGACTTGGTGACTTTCTCGGGAATTGAGGGAATGGTTGAGCTCAACGACTGTGCTCCCCGGTCTATCCACGTGCGGG AGGATGGGTCCCTGGAAATTGGAGACACAGCAACTTTCTCTCGGTACTTGCGTGGTGGGGCTATCACAGAAGTCAAGAGACCCAAGACTGTGAGACAT GTTGACGCAGAGACTGTGGTGGGCCTGGCCCAGGACCTAGAACCACTGAAGTGGACAGAGGAAGAGCGACTAGAACAGCCACTGGATGAGGCCCTAGTGCGCACAGTTGCCCTAAGCAGTGCTGGTGTCTTGAGCCCTATGGTGGCCATGCTGGGTGCGGTAGCTGCCCAGGAAGTGCTGAAG GCAATCTCCAGGACATTCATGCCTCTGGACCAATGGCTTTACTTTGACGCCCTCGAATGTCTTCCGGAAGATGGGGAGCTGCTTCCCAGTCCTGAGGACTGTTCCCCG AGAGGCAGCCGCTATGATGGTCAAATTGCGGTGTTTGGGGCTGGTTTTCAAGAGAAATTGAGCCGCCAGCACTACCTCCTG GTGGGCGCTGGTGCCATTGGTTGTGAGCTGCTCAAAGGCTTTGCCCTAGTGGGACTGGGGGCCGGGAACAGCGGGGGCTTGACTGTTGCCGACATGGACCACATAGAGCTCTCCAACCTCAGCCGTCAGTTCCTCTTCAGGTCCCAGGACATTGGT AGACCCAAGGCAGAGGTGGCTGCAGCAGCTGCCCAGGGCCTGAACCCAGACTTACAGGTGATCCCACTCACCTATCCACTGGATCCTACCACAGAGCACATCTATGGGGATAACTTTTTCTCCTGTGTGGATGGCGTGGCTGCTGCCCTGGACAGTTTCCAGGCCC GGCGCTATGTGGCTGCTCGCTGCACCCACTATCTGAAGCCACTGCTGGAGGCAGGCACATCGGGCACCAGGGGCAGTGCTAAAGTGTTCGTGCCACATGTGACTGAGGCCTACAGAGCCCCTGCCTCAGCTGCAACTTCTGAGGATACCTCCTACCCTGTCTGTACCTTGCGGTACTTCCCCAGCACAGCTGAACATACCCTGCAG TGGGCTCGGAATGAGTTTGAGGGACTCTTCCGACTGTCTGCAGAGACCATCAACCACCACCAACA GGCACACAGTTCCCTGACAGACATGGATGGGGCACAGACACTGACCTTACTGAAGTCAGTGTTTGGCGTCCTGAGAGAGCGTCCACAGAACTGGCAAGACTGTGTGGCATGGGCTCTTGGCCACTGGGAACTCTGCTTCCATTATGGCATCAAACAGCTGCTGAGGCACCTCCCACCTAATAAA GTGCTTGAAGATGGAACTCCCTTCTGGTCGGATCCAAAACGATGTCCCCAGCCCTTGGAGTTTGACACTAACCAA GACACTCACCTCCTCTACATACTGGCAGCTGCTAACCTGTATGCCCAGATGCATGGGCTGCCTGACTCACGGGACTGGACTGCACTCAGGGAGCTGCTGAAGTTGCTGCCACAGCCTGACCCCCAACAAATGGTCCCCATCTTTCCTAGTAACCCAGAGCTGGCTTCGGCTTCTGCTGAGTTTG gccctgagCAGTTGAAGGAACTGAACAAAGCCTTGGAAGTCTGGAGCGTGGGCCCTCCCTTGAAGCCTCTGATGTTTGAGAAG GATGATGACAGCAACTTCCATGTGGACTTCGTGGCAGCGGCAGCTAGCCTGCGATGTCAGAACTATGGGATTCCACCAGTCAACCGTGCCCAG AGCAAGCTAATCGTGGGCCAGATTATCCCAGCCATTGCCACCACTACAGCAGCTGTGGCAGGCCTAGTGATCCTGGAACTGTATAAGGTGGTGGGTGGGCCACGACCTCGTAGTGCCTTTCGCCATAGCTACCTACATCTGGCTGAAAACTACCTCATCCGCTATATGCCTTTTGCCCCAGCCATCCAGACG TTCCATCACCTGAAGTGGACCTGTTGGGACCGTCTGAAGGTACCGGCTGGGCAGCCTGAGAGGACCCTGGAGTCGCTGCTGGCTCATCTTCAG GAGCAGCACGGTTTGAGGGTGAGGATGCTGCTGCACCACCCAGCCCTGCTCTATTCAGCCAGATGGTCGCCTGAAAAGCAGGCCCAGTGCCTGCCCCTCAG ggtGACAGAACTGGTTCAGCGGGTGACAGGCCAGGTACCTGCTCCTGGGCTTCGAGTGTTGGTGCTGCAGCTGAGTtgtgaggatgaggaggaggacaCTGCCTTCCCACCTCTGCACTATGAGCTGTGA